The Vescimonas coprocola genome includes a window with the following:
- a CDS encoding helix-turn-helix domain-containing protein, giving the protein MATDFSRTLSLLRQEKGVSQRKAAGELGISQALLSHYENGIREPGLAFVVKACTYYHVSADFLLGRTLNRDGSIIEAEDVYDSSGEKGSLRGSILATLQKKLVVNTTGVLFELLGKTGDREAITAAGDYLGDALYQLLRQLYRQGGGNEDLFAVAPSVFDGGLVAADMQLCALRYRQALAAQEGMPELTPESLTGQPGVGQSAAQVFHSVDERCKSYQH; this is encoded by the coding sequence ATGGCGACTGATTTTTCCCGCACATTGAGCCTGCTGCGGCAGGAGAAGGGCGTCTCCCAGCGGAAGGCGGCCGGGGAGCTGGGCATCAGCCAGGCCCTGCTAAGCCACTATGAAAACGGCATCCGGGAGCCGGGCCTTGCCTTTGTGGTGAAGGCCTGCACCTACTACCACGTGTCGGCGGATTTCCTGCTGGGCCGCACTCTGAACCGGGACGGCTCCATCATCGAGGCGGAGGACGTGTACGACTCCAGCGGCGAGAAGGGCAGCCTCCGGGGCAGTATTCTGGCGACTCTGCAAAAAAAGCTGGTGGTGAACACCACCGGGGTCCTCTTTGAACTGCTGGGCAAGACCGGGGACCGGGAGGCCATCACCGCCGCCGGGGACTATCTGGGCGACGCCCTGTATCAGCTGCTGCGGCAGCTGTACCGGCAGGGCGGCGGCAACGAGGATCTGTTCGCCGTGGCCCCCTCGGTCTTTGACGGCGGACTGGTGGCGGCGGATATGCAGCTATGCGCCCTGCGCTACCGGCAAGCGCTGGCCGCTCAGGAGGGGATGCCGGAGCTGACGCCGGAGAGCCTGACGGGCCAGCCCGGCGTGGGCCAGAGCGCAGCGCAGGTGTTCCACAGCGTGGACGAGCGCTGCAAGTCCTACCAGCATTAA
- a CDS encoding CtsR family transcriptional regulator, whose amino-acid sequence MGITDMIAGFIQEALDDAGGVLEMQRGDLAQRFGCVPSQINYVMSTRFSPEHGYIVESRRGGGGYIRITRVHVDRQTLMMHVINSIGSEIDPASARAILSNLVQSEAIPAQTGKLLVSLLSDTALRSVPKDQRSVLRADLLKQALIHLV is encoded by the coding sequence ATGGGAATCACAGATATGATCGCCGGGTTCATTCAGGAGGCGCTGGACGATGCAGGCGGTGTTTTGGAGATGCAGCGGGGGGATCTGGCCCAGCGATTTGGGTGCGTACCCAGCCAAATCAACTATGTCATGTCCACCCGGTTCTCTCCGGAGCACGGCTACATCGTGGAATCCCGGCGGGGCGGCGGCGGCTACATCCGCATCACCCGTGTCCATGTGGACCGGCAAACGCTGATGATGCACGTCATCAACTCCATCGGGTCGGAGATCGATCCGGCCAGCGCCAGAGCCATCCTCTCCAATCTGGTGCAGTCGGAGGCCATCCCCGCCCAGACGGGAAAGCTGCTGGTGAGCCTTTTGTCGGACACCGCTCTGCGATCCGTTCCCAAGGATCAGCGCAGCGTCCTGCGGGCCGACCTGCTGAAGCAGGCCCTCATCCATCTGGTATAG
- a CDS encoding UvrB/UvrC motif-containing protein yields MKCQNCGRNEATYYYKSSINGRVTETHLCADCARKLGYVQRMQPDSFFGDDFFSHPFRLFEPLLGGFGNRLLTEFPEPVDVTRQAQQAVAEAPEDALVDKAEQERFSLQRQRNALQTQLRHAVEAEDFESAARLRDQLKALPQQ; encoded by the coding sequence ATGAAATGTCAGAATTGCGGAAGAAATGAAGCGACTTACTACTATAAGAGCAGTATCAACGGACGGGTCACGGAGACGCACCTGTGCGCCGACTGCGCCCGGAAGCTGGGCTATGTGCAGCGGATGCAGCCGGACAGCTTCTTCGGCGACGACTTCTTTTCCCATCCCTTCCGGCTCTTCGAGCCGCTGCTGGGCGGGTTTGGCAATCGCCTGCTGACGGAGTTCCCGGAGCCGGTGGATGTGACCCGGCAGGCCCAACAGGCCGTGGCGGAAGCCCCGGAGGATGCGCTGGTGGACAAGGCGGAGCAGGAGCGCTTCTCCCTGCAGCGCCAGCGCAACGCCCTGCAGACGCAGCTGCGTCACGCCGTAGAGGCCGAGGACTTCGAGTCCGCCGCCAGACTGCGGGATCAGCTGAAGGCACTGCCTCAGCAATAA
- a CDS encoding ATP-dependent Clp protease ATP-binding subunit — MMENKFTPRAEEALRLAQEAAEDMGHGYVGSEHLLLGLLREEEGIAHRVLEENGLTDEMVCDILHRSVGTGVSGAAPSQGLTPRAKSAVELAVSEAARTGAGYIGTEHLLMGLLREGNNMALRILRTVGIDPKKLYSAVVKKLNEAPRTAAVSGSASAPAQEGGKKGALEEYTRDLTEAARSGKLDPVIGREKEIQRVIQILSRRTKNNPVLIGEPGVGKTAIAEGLAQRIAAADVPEELLDKRVLSLDLSGMVAGTKYRGEFEERIKNAIDEVKKAGNVILFIDELHTIVGAGSAEGAVDAANILKPALSRGEIRVVGATTLNEYRKYIEKDAALERRFQPVTVGEPSPEATLEILKGLRDKYEAHHRLTITDGALEAAVALSRRYINDRFLPDKAIDLMDEAASQVRMAAESASPDLKDLEEKIAALHREKEEAVAAQDFEKAAQLRDIEKNYQEQVEIERDKWHKQMSVSRGTVTEDDIAKVVAGWTGIPVTRLTEDESQRLLKLEETLHQRVVGQDEAVAAVAKAIRRSRVGLKDPKRPIGSFLFLGPTGVGKTELCKTLAESMFGDENAMIRIDMSEYMEKHTVSRLVGSPPGYVGHEEGGQLTEKVRRHPYSVVLFDEIEKAHPDVWNILLQILEDGIVTDSQGRRVDFKNTIIVMTSNVGAKNITAAEKPLGFDGSDPDAQKDEAQRFARIREAVMTELRQTFRPEFLNRIDEIIVFRQLTEENIRSIARRMLDIIGGRMAQQGITLQADDDAVAALAKDGFDARYGARPLRRTLQTEVEDAVAEQMLEGKLQSGDTAHVCLKDGKVVIEK, encoded by the coding sequence ATGATGGAAAATAAATTCACCCCTCGTGCAGAGGAGGCTCTGCGTCTGGCCCAGGAGGCCGCTGAGGATATGGGACATGGCTATGTGGGCTCCGAGCACCTGCTGCTGGGCCTGCTGCGGGAGGAGGAGGGCATTGCCCACCGTGTGCTGGAGGAGAACGGACTCACCGACGAGATGGTCTGCGACATCCTGCACCGCAGCGTAGGCACCGGCGTCTCCGGCGCCGCACCCTCTCAGGGGCTGACGCCCCGTGCCAAGAGCGCCGTGGAGTTGGCCGTTTCCGAGGCCGCCCGCACCGGCGCCGGCTACATCGGCACCGAGCATCTGCTGATGGGGCTGCTGCGGGAGGGCAACAACATGGCCCTGCGCATCCTCCGCACCGTGGGCATCGACCCCAAGAAGCTGTACAGCGCCGTGGTGAAGAAGCTCAATGAGGCGCCCCGCACCGCCGCCGTGTCCGGCAGCGCTTCCGCCCCCGCACAGGAGGGCGGCAAGAAGGGCGCTCTGGAGGAGTATACCCGTGACCTGACGGAGGCGGCCCGCAGCGGCAAGCTGGACCCCGTCATTGGCCGTGAAAAGGAGATCCAGCGGGTCATCCAGATCCTGTCCCGCCGCACCAAGAATAACCCCGTGCTCATCGGTGAGCCCGGCGTAGGCAAGACCGCCATCGCAGAGGGTCTGGCCCAGCGCATCGCCGCCGCCGACGTGCCGGAGGAACTGCTGGACAAGCGGGTCCTGTCGCTGGATCTGTCCGGCATGGTGGCTGGCACCAAGTACCGGGGCGAGTTTGAAGAGCGCATCAAGAACGCCATCGATGAGGTGAAGAAGGCCGGCAATGTCATCCTCTTCATCGACGAGCTGCACACCATCGTGGGCGCCGGCTCCGCCGAGGGTGCCGTGGACGCCGCCAACATTCTCAAGCCCGCTCTGTCCCGCGGCGAGATCCGTGTGGTGGGCGCCACCACCCTCAACGAGTACCGCAAGTACATCGAGAAGGACGCCGCTCTGGAGCGCCGGTTCCAGCCCGTCACCGTGGGAGAACCCTCCCCGGAGGCTACGCTGGAGATCCTGAAGGGACTGCGGGATAAGTACGAGGCTCACCACCGTCTGACCATCACCGATGGGGCGCTGGAGGCCGCCGTGGCGCTGTCCCGCCGGTACATCAACGACCGGTTCCTGCCGGATAAGGCCATCGATCTGATGGACGAGGCCGCCAGTCAGGTGCGTATGGCCGCCGAATCCGCCTCCCCCGATCTGAAGGATCTGGAGGAGAAGATCGCCGCCCTGCACCGGGAGAAGGAGGAGGCTGTCGCCGCTCAGGACTTCGAGAAGGCCGCTCAGCTGCGGGATATCGAGAAGAATTATCAGGAGCAGGTGGAGATCGAGCGGGATAAGTGGCATAAGCAGATGTCCGTGAGCCGCGGCACCGTCACCGAGGACGACATCGCCAAGGTGGTAGCCGGTTGGACCGGTATCCCCGTCACCCGTCTCACCGAGGACGAGAGCCAGCGCCTGCTGAAGCTGGAGGAGACTCTGCATCAGCGGGTGGTGGGTCAGGACGAGGCTGTGGCCGCCGTGGCCAAGGCCATCCGCCGCAGCCGTGTAGGTCTGAAGGACCCCAAGCGGCCCATCGGCTCCTTCCTGTTCCTCGGCCCCACCGGCGTGGGCAAGACGGAGCTGTGCAAGACGCTGGCCGAGTCCATGTTCGGGGATGAGAACGCCATGATCCGGATCGATATGTCCGAATACATGGAGAAGCACACGGTGTCCCGGCTGGTGGGCTCGCCTCCCGGCTATGTGGGTCACGAGGAGGGCGGTCAGCTCACCGAAAAGGTGCGCCGTCACCCCTACTCCGTGGTGCTGTTCGATGAGATCGAGAAGGCCCACCCCGATGTGTGGAACATTCTGCTGCAGATCCTGGAGGACGGTATCGTCACCGACTCTCAGGGCCGCCGGGTGGACTTCAAGAACACCATCATCGTCATGACCTCCAACGTGGGCGCCAAGAACATCACCGCCGCCGAGAAGCCGCTGGGCTTTGACGGCAGCGATCCCGACGCCCAGAAGGACGAGGCCCAGCGCTTCGCCCGTATCCGGGAGGCCGTTATGACGGAGCTGCGCCAGACCTTCCGGCCGGAGTTCCTGAACCGTATCGACGAGATCATCGTGTTCCGCCAGCTGACGGAGGAGAACATCCGCAGCATCGCCCGCCGGATGCTGGACATCATCGGCGGCCGCATGGCCCAGCAGGGCATCACCCTGCAGGCCGACGACGACGCCGTGGCCGCACTGGCCAAGGACGGCTTTGACGCCCGCTACGGCGCCCGTCCCCTGCGCCGCACCCTCCAGACGGAGGTGGAGGATGCAGTGGCCGAGCAGATGCTGGAGGGCAAGCTCCAGTCCGGCGACACCGCTCATGTGTGCCTGAAGGACGGCAAGGTGGTCATCGAGAAGTAA